The segment GGCCGGTGGGCATCCAGCGCATCCCCTGTGGCGCCCACAGGCCTCACTGGTGCAGCTTCCTGTCCTGGTCCCCGCGCGGCCACCAGGCGATGGGAGCACCAGACGGGGTGGCGGCGTCCCTGTGCAGAGCCAGTCCACCAGCACCGGCCCCGTCTGTCCTCAGCACGAAGTCTCCCAGCGAGGCCTTGTCCCTGGCCTGAGGCCGTGTGATGGCCGCCTCTGCCAGCAGGTCCGGCGGATAAGTGTGTGACGCCACTGGACGGCGGTGCTGCCTGCCCAGGGCCCGCCCAGGGCCCGTGCGTGTTCCGGGGGCTGTCAGGCCTCTGGGCCGCCCTCCTGTGCCTGGGCCGTCGACAGCGGGTTGCTGCCGCCTCCTGGGTGCAGGGTGCAGTTTGGGGCCAGAGCCCAGCTCCGCCGCCCACTCCGGCAGGCCCCTCCGGCGGGGCCGCTCTCTAGTGCAGGAAGGACCTCCTCCCGGTGCGGAAGAAGGACTCGATCTGCTCCAGCGACCGGCCCTTGGTCTCAGGCACGCAGCAGCCGGTGAAGGCCAGGTTCACCAGGCACACGGCGGCGAAGAAGAAGAAGGGGGCCTGCAGGCCGAAGGCGTTCTGGGGGGGAGAGTGCACGGGTCACGGGGAGCCCAGTGCCAGCTTCTGGCCCGGCTTGTGCCAGCCAGCCGGGGTGGCGGGGCTCCATCACATCACCCGGTCAGACACCCCGGGGCTCCCCACCATCGGCAGGAAATCCAGCCGTTTCAGCAGGGTGTTCGAGGCCCCCCAGGGCTGCAGGCAGCCCTCCTCTGGTGCTGGGCCCTGGGACTGACCACCACCCTGGCCCCAGACACCAGCCTCTCTCTCCCTGGTCCCAACGCCCACCTTCACTCTCAGCCTTCCCACGCGCCTCCCTGCAGCAGGTTCACCACCACGGCGCGGCCAGGGGTGGGCTCCTACTCTGCCCGCAACACTCCCCTCTCCACCATcgctctgcctcctgctggcaCTGGCTCTGggtgcccccaccctgccctgccgCACTGACTGCACCAGGACAGGCCCTGCCCAAGCTGTCCGCGTTACCCCCTCCCACCCGGGGACTGGGGACTCTGGTTGGCTTCAAGGCCTGCTGGGAAGCTGAACCAAGAGTGAAGTCAGGACGGGGACGCGCTCGGCTGAGACCCAAGCTGCCCACCAGAGGGAAGACCGCGCTCACTGCCCGGGAGGGTGCGGCAGGGCGGGCAGGCCCGGCTCTGTGGTTTCACCCCGGTCTGGGGGTCAGCTGCCTGACCTCCCAACAGTTCCCCGAGCCGAGCGTTTGCTGAACTGAAGGAGCCCTCGTCAGGCTCTCACTTCACGGTCCCTGGCCCGGTGCGAAGGGAGTGTGTGCTGAGGCTGAGGGGACTCATGGAGACGCCTTTGCACGGGCCCCCGGCACCGGCCAGAGGGGCCCGCCGGCCGAGCACTCACCGTCACCAGCAGGAAGGACTTGGTGAGGGCAAAGGCGGTGAGCCAGCTGACCAGCACGCAGAGCCCTGAGGCCACGCCACGGGCCCGCAGCGGCAGGATCTCCGACATGAGGAGCCAGGTGATGGGGCCCCAGCCCATGGCATAgcctgcgggggtggggggcaagagGGTGTGCTCAGACCCCGTCTGGGGGCCATTGGTATCTCCCTGGAGCTGCTGGGAGACCCTCCCCAACCACCGAGACGGCAGCACCCCAGCCCATCTGAGCGTGACGctggcctgcccccacccctccacgGGCACCCCTACCCATGATGAAGAGCATGGTGGCCAGCAGGGGCACCAGGGTGAGGTAGCTGGTGGGCGTGGCCAGGGGCTGCTCTGTGCCCGCCAGGGCCTCGCGTTCCAGGCCCATGgtgctgttgggggccagagacTTCGGACCAAAATGCACGTATAGCCCCAGGGTCAGGTTGGCAGCAAACATGCCGGCCGCTGTGGACAGACCAGAGGCCCTCAGGGGGCCGGGACCCCGTGAGCCCGAGCCCCTCAGCGCCCTGCACCGCCCGCTCCCCATCAGGCCGCTCCCACCCCGCTGGCATTTGGGCTGTCACACCCAGCATGCGTGTGTCACGCCCAGTGTGCGTGTGTCACAGCCGGCTCATTCACTCTCGCAAGCCCCAGCCGGCCTTTCTGGATGTCCAGCCCTGCACCAGGTGCCGGGCAGACCGAGTCCACCCGGCAGGGCAGCTGTGACCCAGGCCCCCCTGGTGCTCCCACCACAAGGGCAGCAGCTGGAGGAGCAAAAGAAGGAAGCACAGGTGACCGCCCGCACTCACCCGAGACGAAGAGCAGGGCCTTGCGGCCGGCCAAGTCCATGGTGAGGGCAGCGATCAGCACGGACAGGAGCCTCACGGCGCCCACGATGGCGGCGTCAACCTTGGGAGGCTGCGAGGAGGGAGCCGTGAGGCTGAGCGACCCTAGCCCATTgggcctctcccccacccccaaggctcTGCAGGGTCAGGCCCTGGGCTCAGTGGCTTTCTGCCAGTCACCCAGCCCAGCCCGCGGGGCCTTGCTGGCAGGGGGCACAACCGTCATGCCCACCACTAAGCCCCGGGCTAGTACTGGATCCTGGCACCACTGCCCCTAATCTTCACACCTCATCTCATCTCTGAGCCCAGGACAGGCATGTGAAGGCCTGCTGGCTATTATCTCCAGTTcgcagaggaggaagctgaggtttTGGCGGGGGGGACCTGACTTCCTCAGCGAGTGACAGATGCTCTGAACCTGGGATCTGTGGTTCCCAGGGGGTCGTTTTTCTAGAAGACTGGTCTCCCTTGTAATTCCGAGTATCTTGCTTAAAACATGGAAGCCTTACAAACATTACTCAGGACAGGCAGGTGCACAGAAACAGTTATGAGACGTGGGTGTGCCTGCGGCCCCGGGCAGGGCAGGCGCTCAGCGGGCACGGCCTCCCTGGGCCTGGGGACAGAGGGCCGGGGCAGGGGCGCGCTCTCACCAGCAGGACCGCGGTGCTGTCGAAGATGGACTGCAGGTAGACGAGGATGGGCGTGATGCCTGTCAGCTGCTGCAGGAAGCGCATCAGCAGGGCGATGACAATCGGGCGGTACATGTGCGGGTCCCGGGCCTCGGCCCACGACAGGTGGCTGCTCTGGAGACACGAGGCTGCCGCTGCGGGGGGCTGTGCCGGCCCCTCCGGCTGGAGCCACCCTGGCCTGGGCTGCCTGGGGCTAGGTAGGaggctcccttcttccctcttccaggAAAGGTCCCTGTCACTGGGGCAGCCCCAGCTCTGGGGACTCCCCCAAGGGACCCAGGCTCCCGGGTCAGTGGGTGGGTTGAGGCAGACCCCCTGCTTGGCAACACGGCCGGGTCCCTGGGCATCCATGGCGCGACGCATACACACCCCGAGACGTCCTGCCCCTACCCCCGCTCCTGGAGGTGGGAACTGCTCTCATCCCTGCTTCCCAGGAAAAGCAACCGAGGCTCATGCCAGCGGCGTGAAAGGCCCGTGTCCCACAGCGCTGCGGGGCACGCACCCCGCACACACCTGTCTCCGGACGGTGTCCTGGATCTGCTCGAACTCCCAGCGGGTGTCGGCATCGGGCCCTCGCAGCCAGGCCAGTGCCTGCAGCGCCTCCGCGTCCCTGCCCTTGGAGAGCAGGAAGCGAGGGGAGTTGGGCATGCAGCTGAGCAGCAGGACCATGACGAGCACCGGCCCCTCCCCGGCCACGGCCAGCCAGCGCCAGGGCAGCAGCAGGCCTGCGGACAGGAGCTGTgaggggctggggcggggctgAACACAGCCCTTCCCATCGGGGGCCTCTGAGCAGCCTCACTCGCCTTCAAGGGTTAGTCCCAGGGCCGCCTCCTACAGGAAGCCTCCCCTGGTTGCTCCAAGCCGGGCTGCACTTAGATCACAGGGCCCAGGTCCTTGGAGGGCCTCAGGGGTCATAGTGGAGTGACGGGGGAGTAGCCTGAGCAGCAAGGCCCTGGGGGCCTCCACCAGCAAACACTGACCATCTCCCGGCAGGGGGTTCATTCGTGGGCAGGTTTGTCCCTTCCTCTCTTGGGTcgggcttccctgggtggctcagacagtaaagtagtttgcctacaatgtaggacacctgggtttgatccctgggcctggaaaaccccgtggagaagggaatggcaacccaccccagtattcttgcctggagaatcccatggacagaggagcctggtgggctacagtccacggggtcgcagagtcggacacgactgtgactcactttcactttctcttgtcCCTTCCGGCCCCTGCTGCTCAGCGGCCCCGTCCCCCATCCCCCAGACTGCACACAAGAGGTGTTCCGTGTGCGTCCGGATGATACTTGCCAAGGGCATAGAGGGATAGTGACCCGAACACCGCCATGAGCTGGGGTGTGGCACCCAGGGCCCCGCGAACGCTGGGCGGGGCAATCTCAGACACGTACACCTGCAAGACACAGCCCACCCAGTCTCTGCTGAGCACACACGCCGGGCCTGGCTGGGATGAGCGGGGTGGCCCAGTGAGCCCCGAGAACCAAGGGAGTGGGGGCTTCCGTGGGTTCTCGCCCTGGTCGTGATCTCAGCAGGACCTCAGCTGCCTGAACGGTCAAGTGGGCAGCACCACTCAGCTCTGACATGGGGGTGGAGGCCCGAGGGCACCCAGACTCTGGCCTCCACTCCCCCAACCCAGGGCTTTGTGCCCAGCTGGGCCTGCCCAGCCCCGATGTGGGAGTGGTGGGTAACATGCAAGGTCCCAGGAGGGGTGCAGGGCAAGGACTTCCTTTTCCTCCCCATTACGTTGCTCAATATGGATTTTCTCTGATTGAGCAACGACTCTGCCAGGCCTTGAGACAGGAAGTTTGGGGAGTCCAGACTGGGGGCACCTTGGGGCATAATGCCACATTTCCCCCAAGTTAGCTGCCCTGGGGGTGCTGAGCTGAGGCTCCCTGGCAAACAtatccccatggattgtagtgGGGGGGCCCGAAGCCAGGTGCCCTCAGCTCATGGTGGTCAGTGCAAATACTGAGGCAGTGAGGGGACCGGCCTGGGCAGTCCTGGTCTTACCGGGATGCAGGCAGCTGTGAGCCCCCCTGCGAAGCCTGTCAGCATCCTTCCCAGAAGCAGCATCCAGAGGCCGTGGGCGCCTGCCATCAGCGCATAGCCGGCTGCCGAGGGCACAGCTGAGAACATGATGCTGAGTTTCCGGCCCAGGAGGTCATTGAGGACCATGGCACTGAGTCCCCCGGCCGCCGCACCCAGGGTGAACACGGACTGCAGAGGAGGGTGCGGGGCAGGCATGTCTGGGCGCTCTGGGCacccagcaccccccacccccaccccatcagaGCCTAGAGACAGCTGCTCTCCCAGGCTGTCCCGGGAGCCTGGGCTGCAGGACTGGGACTCTGGATGGTGGTGAGCCTCCTGTCCCCAGAGGAGTACAAGCAGCACATGGACAGCTGTCTGTGAGGGAAGCCACAACAGGTGTCTGCCGGAGTTCTGTCCAGACCGATGTTTAAACGCCCAGTACTGTCATATAGCAGACAGGAGGGTTCTGTGACTCGAAGCCCTTGGGATTTTAAGGTTTGGGGGTTCTCAGACTCCCTGTTGAGTATACAGGGAGTTGGATCCAGTTAGTGACCTGGGCATCCTGCTGagcctgtctgagcctcagtttctgcagcTACATTATGGGGCGAGCAGCAGCACCCACCTCATAGGGTTGGCCCCGGAGTGAAAAAGCTCTCATGGGAAGTGCCGAGCAGGGGCCTGGCACAGACTAGGTACACGGCGCGCGTTGGGTGTTATTATTTTAGCTGATACGCTGAGGTTGCAAATCCAAGCCTACTAAGACGGCAGTTGCAGAATCCTGGGACTCCGAGGACCCGTGCTCGTCCCACCCACATGCCCACCATCTCTCCTGACACCCTTTGGCCCAGCAGTGCTCTTCCATTAGTACCAGAGTGTCCTGCCTCTCCTCGTCCAGGGAGGTGCCTGCTCTGTTTTGGGGGGGTGGTCTGGGGAACCCTCAGCCCTGCTGGGTAGAGGTCTTAAGGAACACCTCCCCACCTGCTCCTTCCCACGCCTTCTCCATCAGctttcacttccctctttcaTTTCGGAGCCACTGTCTGGCCTCACTACCCCCCACCTCTACTGCCGACCCGAgtggatgggggaggggcagacCAGGGCCCTGGAGGGGGTCCTGTGGCTTTGtctggggggcgggggttggtTTCCTAGCTGGGGACAGAACTTAGTGGGTCCCCGGTCCCCCTGCCCTATCCCTTGTCAGCTCAGAGCATGGCTCTTACCCCGAACCAGGATGCCTGGGTTTTGGTCAGATTCAGGTTTGGATCCGAGGAGTGCTCCAGGGCGGGGATGACGGGGGACGTGTAGACCAGGGCATACCCGAAGCTGAAATTGCCCAGCACAGCAGCGAAGGTAGCCAGGAACACTCTCTTGTTCTGCAGGACCCTAGTGTGTGTGGGGGCAGTGCAGAGCCGTCAGGATCTTTGAGTCCCCCCACCTCTGACTGCTGCCTGGCCTGAGCACAATGGCTGTGCTGGGACAGCTAGGTCAAGAGCTGGTCAGACTGGCACCTCCCGGGGCTGAGCCCCAGCTCCCTGGGGAAGCCCCCGGGGCATGAGGATAGCCCATCGCTGGGGCTGGGACACCGGTGCAGGGCGCCGTTCCCAGAACAGGAGCCCTGGCGTCTGCGCCCAGCTTTGCCATGCAAGAAAGCTTGCTGCTTGACTAGGCAAACACCTCACCTTCTCTGGGCGTCCATGGCCCTGTCTCTGCCAGCTGGGGCCTGGGCCTAGTACTCGGCGGGGGCACCCGGACTAGTGTGTCTGAACGAGGCGGCCCCTTGGTGGCCACTCCCAGACAGTCAGTGGAGGCCCAAGGTCGGGGAGCCCGCTGCCCACTGAAGGTTACCAGGCCATCCGCATCCTCCACCCGCAGACCCTACGCCCGACTCTCACCCGACCCGCGTCCTCTCCCCTGGTGACGGGGGCGGCTTCTCGGGGAATGTGTCATAGTCCCGGCCTTCGGCTCCCAGCAGCGGCTCCTGCATGACCGGCTCCTCCCGCCCGGGCGCGCCGCGAGTGGCCGGGGCAGCTCTGTCCAGAGGCGCGTCGGGCCGCAGCGGATGGGAGCATCCGGCGGAGCCCGGAGCTCCGCCCCCCGGCCGCGATTGGCTGCGGGACGGCCCTGCAGAGCGGGCGTCGGCCAATGGGGCGGCCGCGAGTGGTGCGGATGCTGAGGATGCCGGCGCCGAGCTGGGTGGGGCGGCCGGGCTTTCCCCGGGAGCCGACTCGCGTCCCGGCCGGAGTAACCGAAACCGGGAGGCAGGGTTTTCCCTGGATGCCGCAGGCCCCTCGTGCGCCCCTGGAGGTGGCAGGGCTCTCTAGGCAGATAGGAGCCCTTCGAGGGGGGGAGACACTTGGAAGTCGTGGGGGGCCTGGTTCAAGCTGGGTACCAGCCCTGGGGGCATAGACTGCATCCCTGCATCCCACCCGGGGCCCAGTTGGTATAAGAGGGAGGAAGCTGAAACCCAGAGAGGGGCCGCAAGGCGTCAGGGTCACCCAGGGGATATTTGTGCCCCTTCCAAGGAAGGCCGTGGGCTCCGCCTTGCGCTCCACTCCCTCTCGGCCTGCCACAATGCGTCTGGAGTCACCGCAGTCCCCTAACGCGGTGAGACCCGGCAGGCTCGCCAGATCTAGGGCCACCTCAGCCAGGGGGTGTGGCGTGAACgcagaaggaggagggagtggtGGTTCCCGTGGGCGAGACTtgtatattttcccatttctgaCGGGGGAGTAACCTGGGCTTGTAGCAAATCATCCAGGTAATAAGATACAATTTACAAATAGAAAAAGCAGAAACTgaaaattccctggaagtccaacCTAAAAAACCTccccaaccaaccaaacaaaaaaaccaacccaACCCACACACAAACGCACACACCACACAGCAGTGACAAAAAGTCTTGAGTTACTAGTGTCAACTCTCCCTTTGGACTtttccagagaggagagaggaagatgaATCAGACCCTATTGTACTGAATGGATGTccacacatattttaaaaccgATCCTTTGTTGTTgagcatttgggttatttccaaatTTTATCTGTCAAAATAgcaaagagttttaaaaagttgttaCAATTCTCGTTTATACTCATCAAAGTATAACCATATATATTAGAATAGAGAAAACAGACGTGGGAAAACCACACGCTCTGCCAACAGCCTCACCTTCCCCTCTTTTCTCCACGTACCTGTTTGCATATTTGCACACTGAATGTGCATCAGATCGTGTGACACTTCACACTGTCTTTTAAGCATTTTCTTCTTGCTATCAAGGACATAGTCTCTGGACTCAGCATACCCAATAAGTGGTGACTCCTGCTACAACACTGTGTGGTCCTCATGACTGTAGTTTGAAAACTGAGATAAAAGACATTGACCCTGCGCAGGACCCGATGGGGCTTTCCCAGGACAGAACACCACCCTGATGTCCTTCACCTGCCTTTTGTCTATAGAAAAACGTTAGCCATAGAGTGAACTTattcagagaaagggaaaaaaaatacagaagcaaagaaaagcaaacaggaaaaataataaagtttagtcattaaacaaagtcaaggacctctTAGTTCCTCCTCAAAGGCTATAGATAATACTCTGAGTCATCTCCTGTGAGCTGTTGGCTGATTCTGAAACCCCCATCAGGTGGAAGGAGTTAACTCCTTGATGACCAGACCGTAGCCATGACATAAGGTGCTGCATCTTGCATagttccaagaactggcctcaaagaaatggaccCAAGCCAAGAATGGAACTgaaaattaactgtacttaagATGACgctgctttttttgcatttcttttccatggggatggtcttgatccctgtctcctgtacaatgtcacgaacctcattccatagttcatcaggcactctatcagatctagtcccttaaatctatttctcacttccactatataatcataagggatttgatttaggtcatacctgaatggtgtagcagttttccttactttcttcaatttaagtctgaatttggccataaggagttcatgatctgagccacagtcagctcctggtcttgtttttgctgactgtatagagcttctccatctttggctgcaaagaatataatcaatctgatttcggtgttgaccatctggtgatgtccatgtatagagtcttctcttgtgttgttggaagagggtgtttgctatgaccagtgcattttcttggcaaaactctattagcctttgccctgcttcattccatattccaaggccaaatttgcctgttactccaggtgtttcttgacttcctacttgtgcattccagtcccctataatgaaaaggacatcttttttgggtgttagttctaaaaggtcttgtaggtcttcatagaaccgttcaacttaagcttctttagcattactggttggggcatagacttggatcactgtgatattgaatggtttgccttggaaacgaacagagatcattctgtcatttttgagattgcatccaagtagtgcatttcagactcttttgttgaccacaatggctactccatttcttctaagggattcctgcccacaggagtagacataatggtcatctgagttaaattcacccattccagtccattttagttcgctgattcctagaatgtcgacattcactcttgccatctcctgtctgaccacttccaatttgccttgattcatggacctgacattccaggttcctatgcaatattggtctttacagcatcggaccttgcttctatcaccagtcccatccacaactgggtattgtttttgctttggctccatcccttcattcttcatatttctccactgatctccagtagcatattgggctggacatggaacaacagactggttccaaataggaaaaggagtgtgtcaaggctgtatattgtcaccctgcttatttaacttatatgcagggtacatcatgagaaacactgggctggaagaagcacaagctggaatcaagattgccgggagaaacatcaataacctcagatatacagatgacaccacccttatggcagaaagtgaagaggaacacaaaagcctcttgatgaaagtgaaagaggagagtgaaaaagttggcataaagctcaacattcagaaaatgaagatcatggcatctggttccatcagttcatgggaaatagatggggaaacagtggaaacagtgtcagactttatttttctggactccaaaatcactgcagatggtgattgcagccatgaaattaaaagacgcttactccttggaaggaaagttatgaccaacctagatagcatattcaaaagcagagacattactttgccaacaaaggtccgtctagtcaaggctatggtttttccagtggttatgtatggatgtgagagttggactgtgaagaaagctgagcaccgaagaattgatgcttttgaactgtggtgttgaagaagactcttgagggtcccttggactgcaaggagatccaaccagtccattctgaaggagatcagccctgggatttctttggaaggaatgatgctaaagctgaaactccagtcctttggccaccagatacaaagagttgactcattggaaaggactctgatgctgggagggagtgggggcaggaggagaaggggacgacagaggatgagatggctggatggcatcactgactcgatggacatgagtctgagtgaactccgggagttggtgatggacagggaggcctggcgtgctgcaattcatggggtcgcaaagagtcggacacaactgagcaactgactgaactgaactgaggatgacGCTGATGAGACCACTGTGTGACCGATTTCAAGATGATTgttggagctgactgtgctgtttcggtatgtagccccctccctccacctatgtgtgcgtgctaagtcgcttcagttgtgtccgaatctttgtgaccttatggactgtaacccaccaggctcctctgtccattggattctccaggcaagaatactggagtggtgacATGtgaatcaaatctgtgtctcgtatgcttccttcattggcaggccagttctttaccacttgggctcccctggtagctcagatggtacagaatccactggcaattcaggagacctgagtttgatccctgggttgggaagatcccctggaggagggcatggcaacccactccagtattcttgcctg is part of the Bos indicus isolate NIAB-ARS_2022 breed Sahiwal x Tharparkar chromosome 11, NIAB-ARS_B.indTharparkar_mat_pri_1.0, whole genome shotgun sequence genome and harbors:
- the SLC2A6 gene encoding solute carrier family 2, facilitated glucose transporter member 6 isoform X4, which translates into the protein MQEPLLGAEGRDYDTFPEKPPPSPGERTRVGVLQNKRVFLATFAAVLGNFSFGYALVYTSPVIPALEHSSDPNLNLTKTQASWFGSVFTLGAAAGGLSAMVLNDLLGRKLSIMFSAVPSAAGYALMAGAHGLWMLLLGRMLTGFAGGLTAACIPVYVSEIAPPSVRGALGATPQLMAVFGSLSLYALGLLLPWRWLAVAGEGPVLVMVLLLSCMPNSPRFLLSKGRDAEALQALAWLRGPDADTRWEFEQIQDTVRRQSSHLSWAEARDPHMYRPIVIALLMRFLQQLTGITPILVYLQSIFDSTAVLLPPKVDAAIVGAVRLLSVLIAALTMDLAGRKALLFVSAAGMFAANLTLGLYVHFGPKSLAPNSTMGLEREALAGTEQPLATPTSYLTLVPLLATMLFIMGYAMGWGPITWLLMSEILPLRARGVASGLCVLVSWLTAFALTKSFLLVTNAFGLQAPFFFFAAVCLVNLAFTGCCVPETKGRSLEQIESFFRTGRRSFLH
- the SLC2A6 gene encoding solute carrier family 2, facilitated glucose transporter member 6 isoform X8 translates to MQEPLLGAEGRDYDTFPEKPPPSPGERTRVGVLQNKRVFLATFAAVLGNFSFGYALVYTSPVIPALEHSSDPNLNLTKTQASWFGSVFTLGAAAGGLSAMVLNDLLGRKLSIMFSAVPSAAGYALMAGAHGLWMLLLGRMLTGFAGGLTAACIPVYVSEIAPPSVRGALGATPQLMAVFGSLSLYALGLLLPWRWLAVAGEGPVLVMVLLLSCMPNSPRFLLSKGRDAEALQALAWLRGPDADTRWEFEQIQDTVRRQSSHLSWAEARDPHMYRPIVIALLMRFLQQLTGITPILVYLQSIFDSTAVLLPPKVDAAIVGAVRLLSVLIAALTMDLAGRKALLFVSGYAMGWGPITWLLMSEILPLRARGVASGLCVLVSWLTAFALTKSFLLVTNAFGLQAPFFFFAAVCLVNLAFTGCCVPETKGRSLEQIESFFRTGRRSFLH
- the SLC2A6 gene encoding solute carrier family 2, facilitated glucose transporter member 6 isoform X6, whose translation is MQEPLLGAEGRDYDTFPEKPPPSPGERTRVGVLQNKRVFLATFAAVLGNFSFGYALVYTSPVIPALEHSSDPNLNLTKTQASWFGVYVSEIAPPSVRGALGATPQLMAVFGSLSLYALGLLLPWRWLAVAGEGPVLVMVLLLSCMPNSPRFLLSKGRDAEALQALAWLRGPDADTRWEFEQIQDTVRRQREEGSLLPSPRQPRPGWLQPEGPAQPPAAAASCLQSSHLSWAEARDPHMYRPIVIALLMRFLQQLTGITPILVYLQSIFDSTAVLLPPKVDAAIVGAVRLLSVLIAALTMDLAGRKALLFVSAAGMFAANLTLGLYVHFGPKSLAPNSTMGLEREALAGTEQPLATPTSYLTLVPLLATMLFIMGYAMGWGPITWLLMSEILPLRARGVASGLCVLVSWLTAFALTKSFLLVTNAFGLQAPFFFFAAVCLVNLAFTGCCVPETKGRSLEQIESFFRTGRRSFLH
- the SLC2A6 gene encoding solute carrier family 2, facilitated glucose transporter member 6 isoform X2, producing the protein MQEPLLGAEGRDYDTFPEKPPPSPGERTRVGVLQNKRVFLATFAAVLGNFSFGYALVYTSPVIPALEHSSDPNLNLTKTQASWFGSVFTLGAAAGGLSAMVLNDLLGRKLSIMFSAVPSAAGYALMAGAHGLWMLLLGRMLTGFAGGLTAACIPVYVSEIAPPSVRGALGATPQLMAVFGSLSLYALGLLLPWRWLAVAGEGPVLVMVLLLSCMPNSPRFLLSKGRDAEALQALAWLRGPDADTRWEFEQIQDTVRRQREEGSLLPSPRQPRPGWLQPEGPAQPPAAAASCLQSSHLSWAEARDPHMYRPIVIALLMRFLQQLTGITPILVYLQSIFDSTAVLLPPKVDAAIVGAVRLLSVLIAALTMDLAGRKALLFVSAAGMFAANLTLGLYVHFGPKSLAPNSTMGLEREALAGTEQPLATPTSYLTLVPLLATMLFIMGYAMGWGPITWLLMSEILPLRARGVASGLCVLVSWLTAFALTKSFLLVTNAFGLQAPFFFFAAVCLVNLAFTGCCVPETKGRSLEQIESFFRTGRRSFLH
- the SLC2A6 gene encoding solute carrier family 2, facilitated glucose transporter member 6 isoform X1 is translated as MQEPLLGAEGRDYDTFPEKPPPSPGERTRVGVLQNKRVFLATFAAVLGNFSFGYALVYTSPVIPALEHSSDPNLNLTKTQASWFGSVFTLGAAAGGLSAMVLNDLLGRKLSIMFSAVPSAAGYALMAGAHGLWMLLLGRMLTGFAGGLTAACIPPGPACVLSRDWVGCVLQVYVSEIAPPSVRGALGATPQLMAVFGSLSLYALGLLLPWRWLAVAGEGPVLVMVLLLSCMPNSPRFLLSKGRDAEALQALAWLRGPDADTRWEFEQIQDTVRRQREEGSLLPSPRQPRPGWLQPEGPAQPPAAAASCLQSSHLSWAEARDPHMYRPIVIALLMRFLQQLTGITPILVYLQSIFDSTAVLLPPKVDAAIVGAVRLLSVLIAALTMDLAGRKALLFVSAAGMFAANLTLGLYVHFGPKSLAPNSTMGLEREALAGTEQPLATPTSYLTLVPLLATMLFIMGYAMGWGPITWLLMSEILPLRARGVASGLCVLVSWLTAFALTKSFLLVTNAFGLQAPFFFFAAVCLVNLAFTGCCVPETKGRSLEQIESFFRTGRRSFLH
- the SLC2A6 gene encoding solute carrier family 2, facilitated glucose transporter member 6 isoform X7, which produces MQEPLLGAEGRDYDTFPEKPPPSPGERTRVGVLQNKRVFLATFAAVLGNFSFGYALVYTSPVIPALEHSSDPNLNLTKTQASWFGSVFTLGAAAGGLSAMVLNDLLGRKLSIMFSAVPSAAGYALMAGAHGLWMLLLGRMLTGFAGGLTAACIPGRDAEALQALAWLRGPDADTRWEFEQIQDTVRRQREEGSLLPSPRQPRPGWLQPEGPAQPPAAAASCLQSSHLSWAEARDPHMYRPIVIALLMRFLQQLTGITPILVYLQSIFDSTAVLLPPKVDAAIVGAVRLLSVLIAALTMDLAGRKALLFVSAAGMFAANLTLGLYVHFGPKSLAPNSTMGLEREALAGTEQPLATPTSYLTLVPLLATMLFIMGYAMGWGPITWLLMSEILPLRARGVASGLCVLVSWLTAFALTKSFLLVTNAFGLQAPFFFFAAVCLVNLAFTGCCVPETKGRSLEQIESFFRTGRRSFLH
- the SLC2A6 gene encoding solute carrier family 2, facilitated glucose transporter member 6 isoform X3, which gives rise to MQEPLLGAEGRDYDTFPEKPPPSPGERTRVGVLQNKRVFLATFAAVLGNFSFGYALVYTSPVIPALEHSSDPNLNLTKTQASWFGSVFTLGAAAGGLSAMVLNDLLGRKLSIMFSAVPSAAGYALMAGAHGLWMLLLGRMLTGFAGGLTAACIPPGPACVLSRDWVGCVLQVYVSEIAPPSVRGALGATPQLMAVFGSLSLYALGLLLPWRWLAVAGEGPVLVMVLLLSCMPNSPRFLLSKGRDAEALQALAWLRGPDADTRWEFEQIQDTVRRQSSHLSWAEARDPHMYRPIVIALLMRFLQQLTGITPILVYLQSIFDSTAVLLPPKVDAAIVGAVRLLSVLIAALTMDLAGRKALLFVSAAGMFAANLTLGLYVHFGPKSLAPNSTMGLEREALAGTEQPLATPTSYLTLVPLLATMLFIMGYAMGWGPITWLLMSEILPLRARGVASGLCVLVSWLTAFALTKSFLLVTNAFGLQAPFFFFAAVCLVNLAFTGCCVPETKGRSLEQIESFFRTGRRSFLH